The genomic DNA TAGTTACTGCGTGTCCTTATTGTCTTATTATGATGGAGGATGCTATAAAAGATAAGGAAAAAACAGAATCGATGAGGGCCTTAGACCTCTCTGAACTTGTTGTAAAGAGTATATAAAAGGATGGGTTCGCCCCATCCTTTTATATTTTTAATAAGTAAGTAAAATCACTCTTCCAAAGTAATTGCTTCTACAGGGCATTCTTCTGTGCATGCACCACATTCCGTGCAGAGCTCGGGATCAACCTTTGCCATATCATCAACGGTTATAGCGTCAGCAGGGCAAACCTCTGCGCATGCTCCACATCCTGTGCAGGCATCTTCATCTACTTTTGCAGGCATGTTTTTTCCTCCTTTCTTTTTAGAAATTCCTCTTTTTAGTTTAGAAATTCCTAAACAAATATAAAAAGAATGTCAACAAAAAAATTGTAAATGTCTGGGATTCAAGGATTTAAACCCTCGAATCCTAACTTTTTATTATTTTGTAATTGACATAACCACTTATATCTAATAAGATTTTTTATATGAAAGAGTTTTTCAGGGACATGTTTTTGGATTTGTACGAAAATTTCACCGAGGTCTTTCTCAATGTGCTTGTCATGGTTATTGTCATGATAGGCGGGTTCATCGTAAGTTGGTTTATAAAAAAGCTTCTTGGGAAGCTTTTGATACTATTTCGATTTGACAAGTGGGCAAAGGATGTAGGCATCATTAATTTCCTGGAAAAGGGTGGGGTGAAAACTCTTCCCTCTCTTATTCTCAGTAAAATTGTATATTGGATATTTATAGTAGCATTTTTCTCTTTTGGTTTAAATTTTATAGGAATGACACAATTTTCTGAATACGCTTCAAAGGTTTCAAGTGCCTTACCCAGTATAGTAATTTCTCTTGTTATTGTAATAATGGGGATCATATTCAGCAATTTCATAAGTCGAGTGATATATATGGCCTGTGAAAATGCAAACATCAAGTATGGCGATTTTTTAGCCAAGGGGATAAGGATTTTTTTAATTATCATTACCTTTGGGATTGTTTTTGAATACATAGGTGTTGGAAATACTATAATAACTATAAGTTTTTTAATAATATTTGGTGGGATTATCATGACCCTCTCTCTTGCATTGGGCATAGGCCTGAGCAATGTTTTGGGGGACCTGATAAGGGACAAGGTTAAAATGAGAGGGGAGAAGAAGAAAGATAATCACCAATAATCAAATTACAATAACCACAAAAACATAATAACCAAACATCAAATTACAATAACCAAAGTAAAGAACAATCACCAAATGACCCCTGATGTAAATAGTGGACACGAAAATAATCTCATGCTGCATCTTTCCTCTCATAGAATTGTCTCATATAGGCAACAGGGGATAAATACCCCAGCCTTGCCTGTCTGCGTTGTCTGTTGTAAAAGATCTCAATATATTCAGTAATATCCCTCATTGCCTCATCCTTTGTCGCATAATGTTGATGATAGACAAGTTCATTTTTCAGTGTTCCCCAGAAGCTCTCCATGGAAGCATTATCGTAACAGTTTCCTTTTTTACCCATGGAGGCCTTCATATTGAACCTTTCAAGGATCTCTCCATAGTCAAGTGAGCAGTACTGGCTTCCCCTATCCGAATGATGGATAAGACCTGCTGGAGGCTTCTTTGTTGATACTGCCCTGTAAAGGGACCTCATGATAAGGTCTCTGGTGATTCTCGATCCTAAGGCATGGCCGACGATTTCTCCGTTGAAGAGGTCTTTGTGGGCGGCACAGTAGAGCCATCCTTCATCGGTAGAGATATACGTGATGTCACTGACCCAGACCTTATTTGGTGATGGAACCTCAAAGTGTTGCTCCAGAAGGTTTTCTGCCGCAGGAAGCGTATGTTTGGAGTCTGTTGTGGCCTTAAACTTCCGTATTTGTTTACAGCGTATCCCGAGCTTTTTCCTGATCCTTCTGATCCGTGAGATACCGACAGTAATACCATGGGCTAAAAGGTCCTGTTGCAATCGTTCCGGTCCATAGGTTCCCCGGGTTCTTGCATGGGCTGCCTTTATCTCACCTTCGAGCCGTCCTTCCTCCAGGGCATGGTTTGATAGAGGACGTTTACGCCATGCATAATAGCCGCTTGGCGATACGTTCAGCATACGACACATAAAGGGAGTGGTATAGGAGAGTCGCAGTGTATCCATCAGCGCGTACCTGACTGCGACTCCCTGGCAAAGTACGCGGCTGTTTTTTTTAAGAAATCACGCTCCATCTTTACCTGGGCAAGTTCACGCTTGAGGCTTAATAGTTCCATTTCTGTTTCGGTAATGACCTTCTTTGAACTTCCCACATCAGAAAGCTTGCCCTTTTTCTCTGCCCTGACCCAATAGGTTATGGTTGATTTAGGAATCGACAATCTGCGTGCGACCTCCGGTGCTTTCAAGCCACCCTCTGTTATCATTCTTACTGCTTCTTCCCGAAGTTCCTTTGTGTATACTGCATTGGGAATCCTTTCCATTCTGACACCTCCGTTCTTGTATTGTACATCAACTTTGGTGTCCACTAAAAGCATCATACCTCAAAACACCAATAACCAAACACCAAATAGGCTGCAATAACCAATTGACCAAGCACCAATCATCAAACAAACTTCAATTACCAATTTTCCAATAATCAAATAGATTCCAAGTCTGGAACTTGGAATTTGGTGATTGATTATTGGATGCTATCTGGTTATTAAAATTTGATTATTGGTTATTATCTTCCCATTAGGTATCCGCGGAACCAATTAAGCGCAAGATTTATTGCTTTTCTTCTGTGTGATGGATGAGAAAATATGTGATCCGCCCCTTTTATGATTTCAATTTTTTTTGGTCTTTTAGTATTTTTATATATTGCTTTTCCTTCATGATAGGGGACGACCTCATCCATTTCTCCATGGATTACCAATACACATGATACCTTTTCTGCTTCAGACAGGACGTTATATGAAAGAAAGTCTCTAAAAAGGGTTTTTTTAAATTTTATTTCTGATATCCATCCATCCTCTTTATTTTCTAATTTATAAGGGGTTGCCCACAGGGATATACATTTTATCCTTTTATCTCTTGCGGCCTTAACCACACCTGTGGTACCACCAAAACTACTTCCTATGATACCAACCTTTTCCGGGTTTATAAGATGATGATTAAAGACAAATTCAGCAACAGAATCAAGATTTTCAATCCTGATAGTCAGTGTAGTCTCTTCTATACTGCCTTCACTTTCCCCACATCCATGGTAATCAAATCTACAGGTTGCTATACCTGTTTCAGCAAAACTTTCTGAGAGAGAGATATATTTGGAGCTTTCTTTTGAACTTACCAACCCATGGGAAAGAATCACGCAGGGATATTGTTTTTTACCCCCTGGAATCACCATAATGCCGCTTATTTTGTTATATGATGATTTGATTTCAAAGGGTTCCAGCATGATTATTCTCCTTTAAGCTGGCCAAAGAGAATCTTTTCAAGGCTGATAAGGTTTAGTACATCCTCTTTATTATATTCGAGGAGAAGGTTGAGGGCATCAAGTCTATCCTTTTCGCCGACCCTGCCTCTTCTAATATACCTTTCCCATAATAGCATTGCCTGGTAACCATTTACCCCTTCTGTTTTTCTTTTTATTCCAAACATCTTTTCAAGTTCTTTTAACCCCCCTTTTATTCCTAACCCCTTTTTTACCTTAAAGAGGTCAAGTGAATCGTGGGTTACCTTTAAATCTAAATTGAGATATTTCTTAATCATGGGTATGTCGAAACTGTCGCCATTGAAGGTAACAACAGTATTTGCATTTTTCATAATCATTTCGACATTATTTGTAGTTATATCTTTCCCGTATAATTGAACAAACCCATTATATTCTAAGAATATGCCGATTACACACATGTTCCCCTTTCGGTCGGTTTCTATATCCAGATATGCTTTCATTAGAATTTTTCAACCTCTCTTTCTTTACCACAACTCTTTTTCATGTCCTTAATGTCACAATGCCGATAATCCCAAGTGAAAAAAAGAGCAGATTTGAAAACCATACAGCAAAGATTGGGGGGAAGATTTCTGAATATCCTAAAGATAAAGAGATGGAATGAAAAAACCAGTATAGTACACCAAGGGATATGCCAGAAAATATGCCCTTTGAAATATGTTTTGTCTTGACGTATCTTAATCCTACAGAGAATGCAGCAAAAACCATAATAAGGTTAATGAAAGG from Pseudomonadota bacterium includes the following:
- a CDS encoding 4Fe-4S binding protein, producing MPAKVDEDACTGCGACAEVCPADAITVDDMAKVDPELCTECGACTEECPVEAITLEE
- a CDS encoding IS3 family transposase (programmed frameshift); the protein is MERIPNAVYTKELREEAVRMITEGGLKAPEVARRLSIPKSTITYWVRAEKKGKLSDVGSSKKVITETEMELLSLKRELAQVKMERDFLKKNSRVLCQGVAVRYALMDTLRLSYTTPFMCRMLNVSPSGYYAWRKRPLSNHALEEGRLEGEIKAAHARTRGTYGPERLQQDLLAHGITVGISRIRRIRKKLGIRCKQIRKFKATTDSKHTLPAAENLLEQHFEVPSPNKVWVSDITYISTDEGWLYCAAHKDLFNGEIVGHALGSRITRDLIMRSLYRAVSTKKPPAGLIHHSDRGSQYCSLDYGEILERFNMKASMGKKGNCYDNASMESFWGTLKNELVYHQHYATKDEAMRDITEYIEIFYNRQRRQARLGYLSPVAYMRQFYERKDAA
- a CDS encoding alpha/beta fold hydrolase; protein product: MLEPFEIKSSYNKISGIMVIPGGKKQYPCVILSHGLVSSKESSKYISLSESFAETGIATCRFDYHGCGESEGSIEETTLTIRIENLDSVAEFVFNHHLINPEKVGIIGSSFGGTTGVVKAARDKRIKCISLWATPYKLENKEDGWISEIKFKKTLFRDFLSYNVLSEAEKVSCVLVIHGEMDEVVPYHEGKAIYKNTKRPKKIEIIKGADHIFSHPSHRRKAINLALNWFRGYLMGR
- a CDS encoding ribonuclease H-like domain-containing protein is translated as MKAYLDIETDRKGNMCVIGIFLEYNGFVQLYGKDITTNNVEMIMKNANTVVTFNGDSFDIPMIKKYLNLDLKVTHDSLDLFKVKKGLGIKGGLKELEKMFGIKRKTEGVNGYQAMLLWERYIRRGRVGEKDRLDALNLLLEYNKEDVLNLISLEKILFGQLKGE